One genomic region from Rosa rugosa chromosome 1, drRosRugo1.1, whole genome shotgun sequence encodes:
- the LOC133726271 gene encoding nuclear polyadenylated RNA-binding protein 3 has protein sequence RCKEQIEWKRKYGKYKPLTEPTKCQRCTKRAVRQSHHKLCQPCAKEHGVCAKCCCRNERIVGKDPAEVEAEQKELQEAIKNARERDRRTLLRAMNAGKSMKTATEKEEKGDKAGDSALSASLEEHAEATRDDEGDSDGDDDEEEEEDEEGVRN, from the exons CGCTGCAAGGAACAGATCGAGTGGAAGCGCAAGTACGGCAAGTACAAGCCCCTAACGGAACCGACCAAGTGCCAACGTTGTACCAAACGCGCCGTCCGCCAGTCCCACCACAAGCTCTGTCAGCCTTGCGCCAAGGAACACGGCGTCTGCGCCAAGTGTTGTTGTCGCAACGAGCGGATCGTCGGGAAAGACCCCGCCGAGGTTGAAGCCGAGCAGAAGGAGCTCCAGGAG GCTATCAAGAATGCAAGAGAGAGGGATAGGAGGACTCTGCTAAGAGCT ATGAATGCAGGTAAATCAATGAAGACTGCGACTGAGAAAGAAGAGAAGGGAGACAAGGCTGGGGATTCGGCGCTCTCTGCTTCGCTAGAGGAACATGCAGAGGCAACTAGAGATGATGAGGGTGATtctgatggtgatgatgatgaagaagaagaagaggatgaggaGGGTGTTCGTAATTAA